In the genome of Streptomyces sp. NBC_00259, the window TGGTGGCCTCTTCCTCGGTGATGCGGCCCTCGTCGACGAGCCGCTGCACCCAGGTGTGGTCCTGGGTGATCTGCGTCAGCACACCGTCGCGGAGCAGATACGCGCGGGAGTCGCCGACGTGGACGAGGCCGAGACGCTGACCGGTCCAGAGCAGTGCGGTGAGCGTGGTCCCCATGCCCTCGAGCTGGGGGTCCTCCTCGACCATGACACGCAGCTGCTCGTTGGCGCGCTGCACGGCGGTGCCGAGCGAGGTGAGGATGTCCGAGCCGGGCACGTCGTCGTCGAGCTGGACGAGCGTGGAGATGACCTCGGAGGAGGCGACCTCACCGGCGGCCTGGCCGCCCATGCCGTCGGCGATCGCGAGAAGGCGCGGGCCGGCGTAGCCGGAGTCCTCGTTGCCCTCCCGGATCATCCCTTTGTGCGATCCGGCGGCGAAGCGCAGTGACAGACTCATGCGCACCTCGCCCGTCGGCTCGGGGTACAGCCGGTCTCGAGCCACACTGCCCACCCTCCGGTCGGGAGCCTGCCCCGGTCCGTTGCCGGGACCGCTGCGGGGTCCTCCGTGCGGACCGCCGCGGCTCGCTCGCTCCGCTCGCTCATTGTCGTACTACTTCCGCAGCTCGATGACGGTCTTGCCGATGCGGATCGGCGCGCCCAGCGGAATCGGTGTCGGGGTGGTGAGTCGGGTCCGGTCGAGATAGGTGCCATTGGTGGACCCGAGGTCCTCGACGATCCACTGGCCGTCACGGTCCGGGTAGATCCTGGCATGCCGGCTCGACGCGTAGTCGTCGTCCAGCACGATCGTGGAATCGTGCGCCCGGCCCAGCGTGATCGTCTGGCCCTGGAGCGCGACGGTCGTGCCGGTGAGGGAGCCCTCGGAGACGACCAGCTTCGTCGGCGCACCGCGGCGCTGCCGCGTGGCCTGCTGGCGTTGCTGAGGAGGCGCGGCGGCCTGGCGGGCGGCCTGCTGCGGTCTGGCGTCGGCGTTGCGGCGCGAGCCGCGCTGCGTGACGCGCGTACCGAACAGGTCGCTACGGATGACCTGAACGGCCACGATGACGAACAGCCACAGAACGGCCAGGAAACCCAGCCGCATGACCGTCAGGGTCAGCTCTGACATTGCCCCCGCTTCACCCTTCGGCTTGCCGGTAAACGATGGTGGTGCTGCCCACGACGATCCGCGAGCCGTCGCGGAGCGTAGCGCGGGTGGTGTGCTGCCCGTCCACCACGATGCCGTTGGTGGACCCGAGATCCTGGATCGTCGAGGGCGTTCCGGTCCGGATCTCACAGTGCCGGCGCGAGACGCCGGGGTCGTCGATCCGCACATCGGCGTCGGTGCTGC includes:
- a CDS encoding FHA domain-containing protein FhaB/FipA; this encodes MSELTLTVMRLGFLAVLWLFVIVAVQVIRSDLFGTRVTQRGSRRNADARPQQAARQAAAPPQQRQQATRQRRGAPTKLVVSEGSLTGTTVALQGQTITLGRAHDSTIVLDDDYASSRHARIYPDRDGQWIVEDLGSTNGTYLDRTRLTTPTPIPLGAPIRIGKTVIELRK